GGGCCAGGCGCTGCAGCTCGGCCACGCCTTGCGGGCCGAGCCGCGCCACCGCCTGCCGGCGCGCAGCCCAGCCCCGCGCGTCGGCTTGCTCAAGCTGGGTGCGCAACTGGGCGGGCAGGGTGAAGTTCAGCGCCATGTAGTCGCCCTGCAGCAGAGAGCGCGGATCGACCGGCGCGAGCGCGACGAAGACTTTTTGCCCCTGGGCGATGAGCTGCTGCTTGCGGCTTGCATCCTGGTGTACCAGCGCGAGCGCGACCAGCGCTGCCGCCAGCGCCGCGAGCGCCGCCGCACGGCCGCGCCGCCCCGTGCTGGCCGCGCTCCGGGGGGGCGGCGCAAGCGGCCTTTGCCCCGGCCTGCGCGACAGCGCGGCCACGGCCAGCGCCAGCAGCGTGCCCGCGCCCGCCAGCAGCAAGGCTTTGTCGCTCAGCGACCACTGCAGCAGGTAATAAAACTGCGCCAGTTGCACCAGCAGCACGGCCAGCGCCAGCCACAACAGGCGCGGGCGGCCCGTGCCCAGTGCCACGGTGCCGACCACGGCTGCCGTCTCTACCGGCAGCACCCAGCAGGCCAGCAGGAGCAGCGCATAGACCAGGGCCAGCAGCGGGCGGGCCGCGCGCATTTCGGCGGCGGCTTGCGCATCCGCCTGGCGCCGGCCCAGCAGCCAGGCGGCGCTGGCCGCTACCAGCAGGATGCGCAGCGCGATGCGGCCGTTGAAGTCGAACAGCGCCGGCAGGGTCTCGAGTGGCGACTGCGCGTCCAGGCCGACCAGCTCATTGCCAACGCCTTGCAGCGCCATCAGCAGCGGGGCGGTCAGCAGCAAGGCCACCGCGGCGCCATCGGCCAGCGCGCTCAGCCTGAGCGACCAGGCGCGCGGGCGCATGCGGGTCTGCCCCAGGCACCACCAGGCCCAGGCGGCTGTGAGCAGCCAGAGGTTGAGGCTCACGCCGTCTGCCAGCGCGCCCGAGAGCACGCCGTCGACCAGCTCGCCATCGCCGTGCAGCCCCAGCGGAATGAAGACAAAGGTCCACGCCGCCGCCATGCCCAGCAGGCGCTGCACCCAGACCACGCGCGCCAGCCATGCCGCGCCCAGTTGCAGCGCCAGCAGACCGATCAGCGGCCCGACAAGCATCGCGCGGCCCTGCGTCCACCAATGCAGGCCCCAGCTCAGCAGCCACATCACCTGACCCACGATCAGCAGGCTGAAGGCCATCTGCGCGGCAAACAGGCCGACTCGCTTGCGCAGCAGGTATAGCGCGGCGGCGGTGAAGGCCGCACAGCTCAGCAGTGAGCCGGGCAGGCGAAAGATGGCGCCCCAGGACAAAAGCGCGAGCACCCCCAG
The DNA window shown above is from Comamonas sp. NLF-1-9 and carries:
- a CDS encoding GDYXXLXY domain-containing protein; the encoded protein is MKAQTRLLQQGVARGLLPAQALQSAQQEAQPSWLVMVLGYLGASLVAALGLGVLALLSWGAIFRLPGSLLSCAAFTAAALYLLRKRVGLFAAQMAFSLLIVGQVMWLLSWGLHWWTQGRAMLVGPLIGLLALQLGAAWLARVVWVQRLLGMAAAWTFVFIPLGLHGDGELVDGVLSGALADGVSLNLWLLTAAWAWWCLGQTRMRPRAWSLRLSALADGAAVALLLTAPLLMALQGVGNELVGLDAQSPLETLPALFDFNGRIALRILLVAASAAWLLGRRQADAQAAAEMRAARPLLALVYALLLLACWVLPVETAAVVGTVALGTGRPRLLWLALAVLLVQLAQFYYLLQWSLSDKALLLAGAGTLLALAVAALSRRPGQRPLAPPPRSAASTGRRGRAAALAALAAALVALALVHQDASRKQQLIAQGQKVFVALAPVDPRSLLQGDYMALNFTLPAQLRTQLEQADARGWAARRQAVARLGPQGVAELQRLARPHEPLAADELLLPLRYLKGRWTLVTDAYFFPEGQAERFSRARYGEFRVLPGGKALLAGLADASLQPITALPPPARSSK